The following are encoded together in the Blautia obeum ATCC 29174 genome:
- a CDS encoding ABC transporter permease, which yields MTVFKGYMKILKKNIGLVIIYLVIFFSVAMALQAAASKEHLEDFEKARVDIAVADNDQSTLSHALTDYLKTIHNVSEISSDPSVMQEELFYRNAEYIVQIPKDFYKTCIVQDSPISVTKIPGSYTSFYVDQQINAWLNNVRTYIASGFSQKEAAKAALEQPSSRVSMYQDTETTSETPAYTYYFRYVPYLFLAVLCYSMGYILLAFQKEDIQKRMQASSVSIRRQNLEGLLAMFTIGVGLWLIAVTGAIVMYQKDLLASGVLTYYLLNTFVMMMVSLSLSYLLGLFVKNSNMLNGLSNIISLGMCFLSGVFVPMSVMDKKVLKIAQFLPVYWYEDINETLARYHSVSGNIATDIWKSLGIEVMFALAFVSVILALSKYKRQK from the coding sequence ATGACAGTATTTAAAGGCTATATGAAAATATTAAAAAAGAATATCGGTCTGGTGATCATATATCTGGTTATTTTTTTCTCCGTTGCCATGGCTCTTCAGGCAGCTGCCAGCAAAGAGCATCTGGAAGATTTTGAAAAAGCGCGAGTGGATATTGCCGTTGCAGATAATGATCAGAGTACTCTTTCTCATGCTTTAACAGACTATCTCAAAACAATCCATAATGTTTCTGAGATTTCCAGTGATCCTTCTGTTATGCAGGAAGAGCTTTTTTACAGAAATGCAGAATATATTGTACAGATTCCAAAAGATTTCTATAAAACTTGCATTGTACAGGATAGCCCGATTTCCGTCACAAAGATTCCCGGATCCTATACTTCATTTTATGTAGACCAGCAGATCAATGCATGGCTGAATAATGTGCGCACATACATTGCTTCTGGTTTTTCTCAGAAAGAAGCTGCAAAAGCCGCTCTGGAACAGCCTTCCTCCAGGGTTTCCATGTATCAGGACACCGAAACCACTTCCGAAACACCGGCATATACCTATTATTTCCGTTATGTTCCCTATCTGTTTCTGGCTGTTCTGTGCTATTCCATGGGCTATATTCTTCTTGCTTTTCAGAAAGAAGATATCCAGAAACGTATGCAGGCTTCATCCGTTTCCATTCGCCGGCAGAACCTTGAAGGACTGCTTGCCATGTTTACGATCGGAGTCGGTTTATGGCTGATCGCCGTCACAGGTGCAATTGTCATGTATCAAAAAGATCTCCTGGCTTCCGGTGTTCTGACCTATTATCTCCTGAATACCTTTGTGATGATGATGGTCTCGCTGTCTCTGTCTTATCTGCTCGGACTTTTTGTAAAAAACAGCAACATGCTCAATGGACTTTCCAATATTATTTCTCTTGGCATGTGCTTTTTGTCCGGTGTTTTTGTACCAATGAGTGTTATGGATAAAAAAGTACTTAAAATAGCACAGTTTCTTCCAGTCTACTGGTATGAGGACATCAATGAAACGCTCGCCAGATATCATAGCGTTTCCGGCAATATTGCCACAGATATCTGGAAATCTCTGGGAATCGAAGTTATGTTTGCTCTGGCATTTGTTTCTGTCATTCTGGCTCTTTCGAAATATAAACGACAGAAGTAG